In Populus nigra chromosome 1, ddPopNigr1.1, whole genome shotgun sequence, one genomic interval encodes:
- the LOC133692362 gene encoding UDP-glycosyltransferase 92A1-like, producing the protein MAEPKENIVMFPFMAQGHIIPFLALAIHIEQTKGYTITFVNTPLNIKKLKSSIPPNSSIKLLEVPFNSSDHGLPPNSENTDILPYPLIIRLLHASTSLKPAFKTLIEDIVEEQGGKPPLCIIADIFFGWTATVAKELGVFHAIFSGAGGFGLACYYSVWLSLPHREVDSDEFELQDFKEASRFHVSQLPLSILTADGSDSWSVFQRMNLPAWVDSNGILFNTVEEFDQLGLMYFRKRLGRPAWAIGPVLLSVDNRARAGKQAGISADFLKEWLDAKPVNSVLYVSFGSNNTISTSQMMQLAMALEGSGKNFIWVVRPPIGFDINSEFKAKEWLPQGFEERIKDSGRGLLVHNWAPQVEILSHKSTCAFLSHCGWNSVLEALNKGVPMLGWAMAGEQFFNVKFLEEELGVCVEIVRGKTCEVRHEDMKAKIELVMNETEKGKEMRRKASKVKGMIKNAIRDEDGFKGSSVKELDDFFKAATVMRDGANHDA; encoded by the coding sequence ATGGCAGAACCAAAAGAAAACATAGTGATGTTTCCATTCATGGCACAAGGCCATATTATCCCATTTCTAGCATTAGCAATTCACATAGAACAAACAAAAGGCTACACCATAACTTTTGTTAACACCCCACTTAACATCAAGAAACTCAAGTCATCTATCCCACCAAACTCCTCAATCAAGCTTCTTGAAGTCCCTTTCAATAGTTCAGATCATGGTCTACCTCCTAATTCAGAAAACACTGATATCCTTCCTTACCCTCTTATCATTCGCCTTCTTCATGCCTCTACTTCTCTCAAACCTGCCTTTAAAACACTCATTGAAGATATTGTAGAAGAGCAAGGAGGTAAGCCTCCACTTTGTATTATTGCTGACATATTTTTTGGATGGACAGCAACTGTAGCTAAAGAGCTTGGAGTGTTTCATGCAATCTTTAGTGGTGCTGGTGGATTTGGTTTGGCTTGTTATTACTCCGTCTGGTTATCACTTCCCCATAGGGAAGTGGATTCCGATGAGTTTGAGTTGCAAGATTTTAAAGAGGCTTCAAGATTTCATGTGTCTCAACTGCCATTAAGTATTTTAACGGCAGATGGGAGCGATTCTTGGTCTGTTTTTCAAAGAATGAATCTACCAGCATGGGTGGATTCTAATGGGATTTTGTTTAATACAGTAGAGGAGTTTGACCAGCTTGGTTTGATGTATTTCAGGAAGAGATTAGGCAGGCCTGCTTGGGCTATAGGGCCAGTTTTGTTGTCAGTAGATAACAGAGCTCGTGCTGGCAAACAAGCTGGGATTTCAGCAGATTTTTTGAAGGAATGGTTAGATGCAAAACCTGTGAATTCAGTTCTGTATGTTTCATTTGGATCAAACAACACAATATCTACATCACAGATGATGCAATTGGCTATGGCTTTGGAGGGTAGTGGCAAGAATTTTATTTGGGTTGTCAGACCACCAATAGGTTTTGACATAAACTCAGAATTCAAAGCCAAAGAATGGTTGCCTCAAGGGTTTGAAGAAAGAATCAAAGACTCGGGAAGAGGGTTGCTTGTGCATAATTGGGCACCCCAAGTGGAAATTCTGTCACATAAGTCTACATGTGCATTTTTGAGTCATTGTGGGTGGAATTCTGTCCTTGAAGCACTAAACAAAGGGGTGCCAATGCTTGGATGGGCTATGGCAGGTGAGCAGTTTTTCAATGTCAAGTTCTTGGAAGAAGAGTTGGGGGTTTGCGTGGAGATTGTTAGAGGGAAGACTTGTGAGGTTAGGCATGAAGACATGAAGGCAAAGATTGAGTTGGTGATGAATGAGACAGAGAAAGGCAAGGAAATGAGAAGAAAAGCTAGCAAGGTCAAGGGGATGATAAAAAATGCCATAAGAGATGAAGATGGCTTCAAAGGTTCCTCTGTCAAAGAATTGGATGATTTTTTCAAAGCTGCCACTGTAATGAGAGATGGGGCAAACCATGATGCTTAA
- the LOC133695878 gene encoding lysine-specific demethylase JMJ30 translates to MYTATTAAAAGNCLSTPTLDAESSNLLQTISSHGGYAYVRMSTLAASGDFRAAEAAREMAWEQLHSGPWHSVLPAWRDAYSMACLHVAKFHYRNGEFKESLRVLDLGLIMGGVLLKKDLESAIEIVTAKSREKESEGFEKGPKCKFVEEGDEFDKEEVLRVLPEKSLSTKIVAKKSGLSLEGFLREHFLSGSPVIISDCMAHWPARTKWNDMDYLKKVAGDRTVPVEVGKNYLCQEWKQELITFSEFLEKIQSNDSSSAIPTYLAQHQLFDQINELRKDICIPDYCCAGGGELRSLNAWFGPAGTVTPLHHDPHHNILAQVVGKKYVRLYTSSVSEELYPYNETMLCNSSQVDLDNMDDGQFPKVHDLEFLDCILEEGEMLYIPPKWWHYVRSLTISFSVSFWWSNSESSDAS, encoded by the exons ATGTACACCGCAACTACCGCCGCCGCCGCCGGAAACTGTCTCTCAACTCCTACGCTCGACGCCGAATCCTCAAACCTCCTCCAAACAATCTCATCCCACGGCGGCTATGCCTACGTCAGAATGTCAACACTCGCCGCCTCCGGCGACTTCAGAGCGGCGGAGGCAGCGAGAGAGATGGCGTGGGAGCAACTCCACTCCGGTCCCTGGCACTCCGTGCTTCCAGCCTGGCGTGATGCCTACTCAATGGCTTGCTTACACGTGGCAAAGTTTCATTATCGAAATGGTGAATTCAAAGAGTCGCTTAGGGTTTTGGATTTGGGATTGATCATGGGAGGTGTGCTGTTGAAGAAGGATTTGGAATCGGCTATTGAAATTGTGACAGCGAAATCgagagaaaaggaaagtgaGGGTTTTGAGAAAGGACCAAAGTGTAAATTTGTTGAAGAAGGGGATGAGTTTGATAAAGAGGAG GTGCTTCGTGTTTTACCAGAGAAGTCCTTGTCTACTAAGATTGTGGCGAAGAAATCTGGTCTATCTTTAGAGGGATTTTTGCGTGAACATTTTCTATCTGGGTCTCCAGTTATAATTAGTGATTGTATGGCTCATTGGCCTGCCAGGACAAAGTGGAATGATATGGATTACTTGAAAAAGGTTGCTGGTGACCGCACAGTTCCAGTTGAG GTTGGGAAAAACTATCTATGCCAAGAGTGGAAGCAAGAGCTTATAACATTTTCTGAGTTTCTTGAGAAGATTCAGTCCAATGACTCTTCTTCTGCAATCCCTACATATCTTGCACAGCATCAATTATTTGATCAG ATTAATGAGTTACGGAAAGACATTTGCATTCCTGACTACTGCTGTGCTGGTGGTGGGGAGCTTAGGTCTCTTAATGCTTGGTTTGGTCCAGCTGGGACTGTGACCCCACTGCACCATGATCCGCACCATAATATACTTGCTCAG gttGTTGGCAAAAAGTATGTAAGGCTCTACACCTCTTCAGTGTCAGAGGAACTTTATCCATACAATGAGACTATGCTTTGCAATTCAAGCCAG GTCGACCTAGACAACATGGATGACGGACAATTTCCAAAGGTGCATGACCTAGAATTCTTGGACTGCATATTAGAGGAAGGTGAAATGCTTTACATCCCGCCAAAATGGTGGCACTATGTCCGATCTCTAACAATCAGTTTTTCAGTTAGCTTTTGGTGGAGCAACTCTGAAAGTTCAGATGCATCGTGA